The Triplophysa rosa linkage group LG25, Trosa_1v2, whole genome shotgun sequence genome window below encodes:
- the LOC130548896 gene encoding uncharacterized protein LOC130548896 — MKWSCKFCCYTPTNQRILIKHYKLKHCHHASNCPLPCIFKDCVCSFRTEFGLRKHLTRDHKQSVRLCAAAFTLKCDLCAFSESCGITQYFTHLKTHLRNRECVRCPFQNCSFQSRVYSSFHAHKSKKHQQCGVTNLRTDIYQACTPGFPDFGNTALEEDSTNLDDLDIPASPLSLLCDENVQDLLHHKLASFFLRLQTVLHVSKAATQEIVNELASIFSVAEEFAPKIIEDVLNKHKCAVSDTVISAIKEIIVKANPLSSLTKSGHFGTEYKRTIFYKEHFKVVEPVEYVLDVSSSRKFVYIPILQILSELLNRNDVLDKLLQTEDREIFPDCAQFKSYKDGLYCKENQLLSSDNLSIALGLYIDDFEVCNTLGTSRKKHKICAVYWVLLNLPIQYRSSVQSIYLACLSYSSDVKKYGYSAILEPLLKDIEVLEKQGIYVQKLGDNIQGTVLYVSADNLGAHSLGGFQENFNVDKFCRFCSECTVYFLVCFYRLRIVCISTKRKVLYFQSCVCICFLVFMHEMSE, encoded by the coding sequence ATGAAATGGAGCTGCAAGTTTTGCTGTTACACGCCAACTAATCAACGTATACTCATAAAGCACTACAAGTTGAAGCACTGCCATCACGCAAGTAACTGTCCACTTCCCTGCATATTTAAGGactgtgtgtgttcatttagaaCTGAGTTTGGTCTAAGAAAACATTTGACTAGGGACCATAAACAATCTGTCCGGCTCTGTGCTGCAGCGTTTACATTGAAGTGTGATCTTTGTGCTTTCTCAGAGAGCTGTGGCATTACTCAATATTTCACACATTTAAAGACTCATCTCCGAAATCGAGAGTGTGTGAGATGTCCTTTTCAAAACTGCAGCTTTCAGTCTAGAGTATATAGTTCATTTCATGCTCATAAGAGTAAAAAACATCAGCAGTGTGGAGTAACAAATCTTCGTACAGACATTTATCAAGCTTGCACTCCAGGTTTTCCAGACTTTGGAAATACTGCTTTGGAAGAAGATTCAACAAATTTGGATGATCTTGATATCCCAGCATCTCCATTATCTTTACTGTGTGATGAAAATGTCCAAGACTTGCTACATCACAAACTAGCATCATTCTTTCTTCGGTTGCAAACAGTTCTTCATGTTTCCAAAGCAGCGACCCAGGAAATTGTAAATGAACTTGCCAGCATTTTCTCGGTTGCAGAAGAGTTTGCTCCAAAAATAATTGAAGATGTTTTGAACAAGCACAAATGTGCAGTAAGTGATACAGTTATCAGTGCCATTAAAGAGATAATTGTGAAAGCGAATCCATTGAGTTCTCTGACAAAGAGTGGACATTTTGGCACAGAATATAAAAGGACAATTTTTTACAAGGAACACTTTAAGGTGGTTGAGCCTGTTGAATATGTTCTAGATGTGTCGTCTTCAAGAAAGTTTGTTTATATTCCTATTTTGCAAATATTGTCAGAGCTGTTAAACCGTAATGATGTTCTAGATAAACTTTTGCAGACAGAAGACAGGGAAATTTTTCCAGATTGTGCCCAGTTTAAGTCATACAAGGACGGCCTTTATTGTAAAGAGAATCAGTTGCTTTCTTCAGACAATCTTAGTATAGCTTTGGGATTGTACATAGATGATTTTGAAGTATGTAATACATTAGGAACATCTAGAAAAAAACATAAGATCTGTGCGGTTTATTGGGTGCTTTTAAATTTACCAATTCAGTATAGATCATCTGTGCAATCAATATATCTGGCTTGCCTTTCCTACAGCAGTGATGTGAAAAAATATGGGTACAGTGCAATTCTTGAGCCATTGCTAAAAGACATAGAAGTACTAGAAAAACAAGGAATATATGTTCAAAAACTGGGAGACAATATTCAAGGTACTGTACTTTATGTGTCTGCTGACAATTTGGGTGCGCACTCACTTGGTGGTTTTCAGGAAAACTTCAATGTGGATaaattttgtagattttgttcagaatgtacagtatattttttagtttgtttttacagattaAGAATTGTTTGCATTTCTACTAAGAGAAAAGTTTTGTATTTCCAAAGTtgtgtatgtatttgttttctAGTTTTCATGCATGAAATGAGTGAGTAA
- the LOC130548587 gene encoding uncharacterized protein LOC130548587: MNFTPAPAHPRRKARARTGAMTQPPPPVFEIPTRNRFAALCETECNAVVIGDSIVRNVRASSTKGKVRTHCFPGARVLDVSAQVPAILKDDANVGAVVLHAGVNDVRMRQSEILKRDFRSLIETVRNASPTARIIVSGPLPTYRRGNEKFSRLFALNKWLMSWCIEQKLLFVDNFDLFWERPRLFRPDGLHPSSIGAVLLSDNISKTLRTA; encoded by the coding sequence atgaacttcactcctgcaccggcacacccacggcgaaaggcgcgagccaggactggagcgatgacccaaccgccgccaccggtcttcgagatcccgaccaggaaccgctttgccgccctctgcgagacggaatgcaacgctgtggtcatcggagactcaatcgtccggaacgtacgcgcttcctccactaaaggtaaggtgcgcactcattgttttcctggcgcccgtgttcttgatgtctctgcgcaggtacctgcgatcctgaaggacgatgctaacgtcggagctgtcgtgctgcacgcgggggtgaatgacgtcaggatgaggcagtcggagatcctgaagagggacttcaggagtctgatcgagacggtacgcaacgcatcgcccacggcgaggatcatcgtatcagggccgcttcctacctaccgacgagggaatgaaaagttcagtagactatttgctctaaataaatggttgatgtcatggtgtattgaacagaagctgctctttgttgataattttgatctgttctgggagcgacctaggctcttccgccctgacggcctgcaccccagcagcatcggagcggttcttctgtctgacaacatctcaaagacgctacgcaccgcttga